One Helianthus annuus cultivar XRQ/B chromosome 7, HanXRQr2.0-SUNRISE, whole genome shotgun sequence genomic region harbors:
- the LOC110867978 gene encoding endoglucanase 6 produces MTIGANALFLLMAIVPLALAGGHDYGQALSKSILFFEAQRSGYLPGNQRVRWRGNSGLLDGKSSGVDLVGGYYDAGDNVKFGLPMAFTVTMMSWSILEYGAQMASSGELGHAMDAVKWGTDYLIKAHPEPHVLYGEVGDGNTDHYCWQRPEEMTTSRNAYRIDENNPGSDLAGETAAAMAAASIVFRRANPAYSRELLNHAHQLFEFADKYRGKYDSSISVAQKYYRSVSGYADELLWGAAWLYKATNEPYYLNYLGENGDNLGGTGWAMTEFGWDVKYAGVQTLAAMFLMGGKGGDHSPVLGKYQEKAEMFMCSCMGKANHNVQKTPGGLIFRQRWNNLQFVTSASFLLTVYSDHLTAARKNLHCASGSVAPSELLAFAKSQVDYILGNNPRATSYMVGYGNHYPQQVHHRGSSIVSIKVDPSFVSCRGGYATWFSRKASDPNLLTGAIVGGPDAYDNFADQRDNYEQTEPATYNNAPLLGVLARLNAGHSAHNQLLPVEVPLHKPIAVQPKHASPYAAPIEIDQKATASWVSNGKTYYRYSAIVTNKSRRTIRNFNLNISKLYGPLWGLTKTTSGSYGLPEWVSSLPADKSLEFVYIHSASFADVSVSGYTLA; encoded by the exons ATGACAATTGGAGCAAATGCTCTGTTTTTGCTTATGGCAATTGTACCATTAGCTTTAGCTGGTGGGCATGATTATGGTCAAGCACTCTCCAAGAGCATTCTCTTCTTTGAAGCTCAGAGATCCGGTTACCTTCCCGGTAATCAACGCGTTAGATGGCGAGGAAACTCCGGTCTACTCGACGGAAAATCCAGCGGG GTTGATCTGGTTGGAGGATATTATGATGCTGGGGACAATGTGAAGTTTGGGCTTCCGATGGCGTTCACGGTCACGATGATGTCGTGGAGTATCTTAGAGTACGGTGCGCAAATGGCGTCGAGTGGCGAGCTCGGTCACGCCATGGATGCTGTTAAGTGGGGGACTGATTACCTCATCAAAGCCCATCCTGAACCTCATGTTTTATACGGAGAA GTGGGAGACGGTAACACGGATCATTACTGTTGGCAAAGGCCAGAGGAAATGACGACTTCACGAAATGCTTACAGAATTGACGAAAACAATCCTGGATCCGACCTTGCTGGAGAAACCGCAGCTGCTATGGCTGCGGCTTCTATCGTGTTCCGTCGGGCCAACCCCGCCTATTCAAGAGAACTCCTCAATCATGCCCACCAG CTCTTCGAATTCGCTGACAAATACAGGGGCAAATACGACAGCAGCATCTCTGTGGCCCAGAAGTACTATAGATCCGTCAGTGGATACGCT GATGAATTACTTTGGGGAGCTGCTTGGTTGTACAAGGCAACAAATGAGCCGTACTACTTGAATTACTTGGGGGAAAATGGTGATAACCTTGGTGGGACCGGATGGGCCATGACCGAATTTGGTTGGGACGTTAAGTATGCCGGTGTTCAGACCCTTGCTGCAATG TTTTTAATGGGAGGAAAAGGCGGCGATCACTCGCCAGTTTTAGGAAAATACCAAGAAAAGGCGGAAATGTTCATGTGTTCATGCATGGGGAAGGCTAATcacaatgttcaaaagactccaGGAGGTTTAATCTTTCGGCAACGATGGAACAACTTACAATTTGTCACAAGTGCATCTTTCCTCCTCACTGTCTACTCCGACCACCTGACCGCTGCCCGCAAAAACCTGCATTGTGCTTCGGGCAGTGTCGCCCCCTCAGAGCTTCTTGCATTTGCCAAGTCACAG GTGGACTACATTCTTGGAAACAACCCAAGAGCAACAAGTTACATGGTTGGATATGGAAACCACTACCCGCAACAAGTTCACCATCGCGGTTCCTCCATTGTGTCAATTAAAGTTGACCCGTCGTTTGTGAGCTGCAGAGGTGGTTATGCTACATGGTTTAGCCGAAAAGCAAGTGACCCAAATCTCTTGACCGGTGCCATTGTTGGTGGACCGGATGCCTATGATAACTTTGCTGACCAAAGGGACAATTATGAGCAGACTGAGCCTGCTACATATAACAATGCACCCCTTCTTGGAGTCTTGGCTAGGTTGAATGCCGGTCATTCTGCCCATAACCAGCTCCTTCCAG TTGAAGTTCCTCTTCATAAACCTATTGCCGTTCAACCAAAGCACGCATCTCCATACGCAG CTCCTATTGAAATTGATCAAAAGGCAACTGCTTCATGGGTATCCAATGGAAAAACATACTACCGATATTCGGCTATAGTTACCAACAAATCGAGGAGGACCATCAGGAACTTCAATCTAAACATCTCGAAGCTCTACGGTCCACTCTGGGGTCTCACCAAGACCACAAGTGGTTCGTACGGGTTACCAGAATGGGTTAGCTCATTACCAGCTGACAAAAGCTTAGAGTTTGTGTACATTCATAGTGCTTCTTTCGCAGACGTCTCAGTTTCCGGCTACACATTGGCTTAA
- the LOC110867977 gene encoding long chain acyl-CoA synthetase 4, whose protein sequence is MEPKKFIVEVEPAIEAKDGRPSMGPVYRSVFAKDGFPPPIDGLDSCWDVFRLSAEKYPDNKMLGTREFVDGKHGKYEWLTYKQVYDKVIQAGNSIRACGVEPGGKCGIYGVNCAEWIMSMEACNAHGLYCIPLYDTLGANAVEFIICHAEVKIAFVEEKKIPEVIKAFPKAGEYLKTIVSFGQVTPEQKEQIKNFGSALHSWDEFLSLGKDKNFDLPVKKKTDICTIMYTSGTTGDPKGVLISNNSIVTLISGVRHFLDCNNESLTANDVYLSFLPLAHIFGRVIEECLIHHGGSIGFWRGDVKLLIEDIGELKPTIFCAVPRVLERIYSGLQKKINSGSFLQNKLFNLAYSYKLRNMKGGSKHEEASVLSDKLVFTKVKQGLGGRVRIILSGAAPLAPHVESFLKVVACCHVLQGYGLTETCAGSFVSLPNEMNMVGTVGPPVPNLDARLESVPEMNYDALSSTPRGEICIRGDTLFSGYYKREDLTKEVLIDGWFHTGDIGEWQPDGSMKVIDRKKNIFKLAQGEYVAVENLENVYGLVPAVDEVWVYGNSFESCLVAVVNPNKSAIEKWARSSEVSGDFESLCNNPKAKEYILGELNRIGKEKKLKGFEMIKAVELDPVPFDIERDLLTPTLKKKRPQMLKYYQSKIDDMYKNMNK, encoded by the exons ATGGAGCCCAAGAAATTTATTGTAGAGGTTGAACCGGCGATAGAAGCCAAAGATGGTAGGCCGTCAATGGGACCGGTTTACCGAAGTGTCTTTGCTAAAGACGGTTTTCCACCTCCGATTGACGGTTTGGACTCTTGTTGGGATGTTTTCCG CTTGTCCGCCGAGAAATATCCTGATAACAAAATGCTTGGCACTCGTGAATTTGTGGATGGAAAG CATGGGAAGTATGAATGGTTGACTTACAAACAAGTGTATGACAAAGTGATACAGGCTGGGAATTCTATCCGAGCTTGTGGAGTTGAGCCA GGAGGAAAGTGTGGTATTTATGGTGTCAATTGTGCAGAATGGATAATGAGCATGGAG GCATGTAATGCTCATGGCTTGTACTGCATACCATTATACGATACCTTGG GTGCTAATGCAGTAGAATTCATCATATGTCATGCTGAGGTTAAAATTGCATTTGTAGAAGAGAAAAAGATCCCAGAG GTGATCAAAGCATTCCCGAAAGCCGGAGAATACTTGAAAA CAATTGTGAGCTTTGGACAAGTTACTCCTGAACAGAAGGAACAAATCAAAAACTTTGGTTCGGCATTACACTCATGGGATGAGTTTTTATCATTG GGCAAAGACAAAAACTTTGATCTGCCAGTGAAGAAGAAAACCGACATCTGTACCATTATGTACACAAGTGGAACAACCGGCGATCCAAAGGGCGTATTAATCTCTAATAACAGCATTGTTACACTCATATCCGGCGTTCGCCATTTCCTTGACTGTAACAATGAATCG TTGACTGCAAATGATGTGTATCTCTCATTTCTACCTTTGGCACATATATTTGGTCGGGTGATCGAAGAATGTTTAATACATCATGGTGGTTCAATAGGATTTTGGCGCGGG GATGTCAAATTACTAATTGAAGACATTGGGGAGCTTAAACCTACTATTTTCTGTGCTGTTCCTCGGGTTTTAGAAAGAATTTATTCAG GTTTGCAAAAGAAGATTAATTCTGGGAGTTTTCTGCAAAATAAATTGTTTAATCTAGCATATTCATA TAAGTTGCGTAATATGAAGGGTGGGAGTAAACATGAAGAGGCATCTGTATTGAGCGACAAACTTGTTTTCACCAAG GTTAAGCAGGGACTAGGCGGAAGGGTACGCATTATCTTATCTGGAGCGGCCCCACTGGCTCCACATGTCGAAAGTTTTCTGAAAGTGGTTGCATGTTGTCATGTCCTCCAAGGATATG GCCTGACTGAAACCTGTGCTGGATCATTCGTTTCACTGCCAAACGAAATGAACATGGTGGGTACAGTGGGCCCACCAGTCCCAAATTTGGATGCTCGTTTGGAATCTGTTCCCGAAATGAATTATGATGCTCTTTCAAGTACGCCACGGGGAGAAATATGCATAAGAGGGGATACTTTATTCTCAGGGTACTACAAACGCGAGGACCTTACAAAAGAGGTCTTGATCGATGGATGGTTCCATACAG gtgatattggTGAGTGGCAACCAGATGGAAGCATGAAAGTTATCGACCGCAAAAAGAATATTTTTAAGCTAGCACAAGGAGAATATGTAGCAGTTGAAAATTTGGAGAACGTTTATGGACTTGTTCCCGCCGTTGATGAG GTATGGGTATACGGTAATAGTTTTGAGTCATGTCTTGTTGCTGTTGTAAACCCAAACAAGTCGGCTATCGAAAAGTGGGCCCGTTCAAGTGAAGTATCTGGTGATTTTGAATCCTTATGTAACAACCCGAAGGCTAAAGAATACATACTAGGAGAGCTAAACCGAATCGGAAAAGAGAAAAAG TTAAAAGGATTTGAGATGATTAAAGCAGTTGAGCTTGACCCTGTACCTTTTGACATTGAGCGCGATCTTCTGACTCCGACATTGAAAAAGAAAAGGCCACAGATGCTGAAATATTATCAG AGTAAAATCGATGATATGTACAAGAATATGAACAAGTGA